The following DNA comes from Balaenoptera ricei isolate mBalRic1 chromosome 7, mBalRic1.hap2, whole genome shotgun sequence.
GGGGACGCGGAGACATCCGTGCGTTGGTGCAACTTCACAACAACGAGGCGGGCCGGCTGGTGAGTCTGGGCAGGGATGtataaaggtgtgtgtgtggcaaTGCGTGAGTGTGGGTAGCTTTGAAAGGATGTGGGAGAGTGTGGTATGTGTGGAAGACTGAGTTTGTGGAAGGGTGTGGGGAAGTGAGGGTGTGAGTGAGGGTATGCAGTGTAGGAGTTCCTTAATGTGTGCGGGGGGAGCCAGCGTGGCCACGGGGACCACTGGGGAAGATTGGCTGGGGGCCTGgatgggcaggtgggaggggaagTGGCCAGCCTAGAAGAGGGAGTTACTTGGGGGGCCTGGGAGGGCCTGGGGCTGATGGCCCAGTGGGCAGGGTAGGGAGGGGACACCCAGGGAAGAGGACCCAGGGCCTTTAGGGACCTCAGGTAGGGAGGACATTCCTCTGAGACAGGACATGTGGGGCAAAGCTTGGGGTGGGTAGGGAGCTGGCTgccagggcaggggcagaggagggagacaAAGGCTGGGGATGAAAGAAAGGATAGAGGCGAGGTAAAGGTATGGGGTCTGGAGGTAGGGGAGCCGGAAGAAGTGGGGGCGGCCTGGAAATGGACTAAACAGGTCCAAGGGGAAATGGGCTTGGAAAGGAGTGAAGAATGAGAAGTAGATCCTGATGGTAGAAGGGGGTCAGGCAGAGGCCAGAAAGCTGTGATTGAATCTGGGCACTTAACTGGCTGCCCAGCAATCCCAGACCAGCCCCTGTCCGGAGCCCTGGcagcctctccccttccctccgtGGTGATGAGGGGCCCAGGAGCTCCTGTTCCGGGGCTAGAAGCAGTCTGAGTCCGATGTTTACAGGAGGCGATGGGGGGAAAGAGAAGGGGcctgggagcaggagggagaTGTACAGGTCTGTAGATCAGGTTGGCCCCTGGACTCTGAGCTTCTGGAAATGATCTTCCTGGGGCATCTGACCCCTTAAATCTCTAGTGGGGTTGTGAGTCTTCGACCCCAGCTTCAgacataaatagtaaataaagggCAGGACTCCTGGGTTCCAGTTCTCAGGAGTGCATCCACAGTGGGCCCTCCTGCACCCTATGCCTCAGTTCTAGGTTGTGCTagggaccccccccccaacacacatccTATGTCTTCTAGGGTTCCGGCCTGAGGCATTGGGCAGGGGGGTGAGAGGGGGACCAGAGAGGAATGTCCAGACAGGCCCACATACCTGTCGGAgagggttggggaggggtggCGGAGACAGAGCCCAGGCAGCCTGCTCTGCCTGGGGCCCCGAGGAGCAGGAATGAGGGGGTTGGCCTGGCAGGAGGAATAGTGTGCGACAGCTGCCACCTTCCCAACCCCCCTCCCTCCAGGGAGAATCTCTCCCCTGCTGTCCATTATGCTTTCTCCCCCATTCCCTGGCTTTGGATCCTGGAACCTCTACGCTGCATACTgaccccccactccccacttctCCTACTTCTCCATCATTCTTCCTACTTCTCCAtcattcttcctcctcctctccgggCTGTGGGGCCCTTGATTTCCTCCTCCCCACTTTGCGCTcccctgttttgtttgtttgtttgtttttggtctgctcttttctttctttcatccaccACCCTTCCCATCTTATTTTCTGTCGGTCTTCTGGGCCTCGCCGCGTCCCGCCTTCCGGATCTGTCTCCATCCgccccctcctctgctccccgCAGGCCGTGCGGAGCCACACGCGGACCGAATGCAAGTGCCATGGCCTGTCGGGCTCATGCGCGCTGCGCACCTGCTGGCAGAAGTTGCCCCCATTCCGCGAGGTGGGCGCGCGGCTGCTCGAGCGCTTCCACGGCGCCTCGCGTGTCATGGGCACCAACGACGGCAAGGCTCTGCTGCCCGCTGTCCGCACGCTCAAGCCGCCGGGCCGCGCTGACCTACTGTACGCCGCCGACTCGCCCGACTTCTGCGCCCCCAACCGGCGCACCGGTTCGCCGGGCACGCGCGGCCGCGCCTGCAACAGCAGTGCCCCGGACCTCAGCGGCTGCGACCTGCTGTGCTGCGGCCGCGGCCACCGCCAGGAGAGCGTGCAGCTCGAGGAGAACTGTCTGTGCCGCTTCCACTGGTGCTGCGTAGTGCAGTGCCACCGCTGCCGCGTGCGCAAGGAACTCAGCCTCTGCCTCTGACCCGCCGCCCGGCTCCCCAGACTGCGCGCAGAGCAGCCTCTCGGCACCTGCGGGACCTCTGGGCGCCAGCAGGGGGCGTTGCCAGCTTTCCCCTGGGAAAGTCCATCTCCCAGGCCTCTCTGGAAACTGAGGCGGTGGGGCTTGAGATATACGCCCGCTCATCAAGGCCCAGGGCACCGGAAGAGCCTCCAAGGGGCGCTCCCGGGGGCTTCTGGGGGAGACTATACAGACCTTCTCTCTCCTCGGCCCCCAGATAGAAACCAA
Coding sequences within:
- the WNT6 gene encoding protein Wnt-6 isoform X2; this translates as MDPTSICRKARRLAGRQAELCQAEPEVVAELARGARLGVRECQFQFRFRRWNCSSHSKAFGRILQQDIRETAFVFAITAAGASHAVTQACSMGELLQCGCQAPRGRAPPRPPGLPGTPGPPGPAGSPDGSAAWEWGGCGDDVDFGDEKSRLFMDAQHKRGRGDIRALVQLHNNEAGRLAVRSHTRTECKCHGLSGSCALRTCWQKLPPFREVGARLLERFHGASRVMGTNDGKALLPAVRTLKPPGRADLLYAADSPDFCAPNRRTGSPGTRGRACNSSAPDLSGCDLLCCGRGHRQESVQLEENCLCRFHWCCVVQCHRCRVRKELSLCL